The stretch of DNA GACCCCGTCCTTGACCTCGACGGCATCGAGCGTGAACGCGCGCGTCCGTCCGTCGATGGTGGCGGATGCGGCGTTGTAAAGCGGCTGCGGTTCGGCGGGCTGTTCGCTCACGGGCTGCGCGGGAGAGGCGGGCTGCGCGGCGCTGCCCGTCCCCTTGGGCGTCACGACGATGGCGGACTCGTCTTTGGGGGAGTAGATCAGCACGACGGCGTCGTCCCCAGAGGTCATGGTGCAGCCGATCACGTCTCCCTCGCGCTCCGGTTCCCCGGCGTAGCCCCGCTCCGCCAACGCGTCGATGCAGGCCTGAACGCCCTCCAGTTGTACGTTTATGTAGAGCATGACCTGCCCGCCCTGGATCGGGCCGATGTCGGCCGGTGCGTCCGCAAGGACGCCTTCACTGCCGAGCAGCGCGTCAAAGTCGGGACGCCCGCCGGATTCTGCGCCGGACACGATTTCGTGAAAAAGCTCCTGCAGGTCGCCCGCCTGTGCGGAAACGGCCCCGCATAAGAGCGCGAAGACCAGCAGCGCCAGGCCCATACGACGAATTTTCATTCCGATCTCCTCCTTCGTGCATTATAACCATTATAATACGCGTGGAAGGGATTGTCAAAACCCGTTTACACGACGAACCCACCGCTCACGCCGAGCACCTGGCCGGTGACGAAGGCGGCGTCCTCGCCCGCGAGGTAGGCGATGGCGCGGGCGACGTCCTGCGGCGTGCCCAGGCGGCCGAGCGGCGTCTCCTCCGCGAGGGCGCAGAGCGTCTCCTCGCCCAGCGCGCGGTTCATGTCCGTGTCGATGACGCCGGGCGCGACGCAGTTGACGCGCACGCCGGAGGGTCCCGCCTCCTTGGCGAGCGCCCGGGTCATGCCGATGAGCCCCGCCTTGAGCGCGCTGTAGCACACCTCGCACGAGGCGCCGACCTGCCCCCACATGGAGGAGACGAAGACGACGCTGCCCGACCTTCGCGAGATCATGCCCGGCAGGAAAGCGCGCGTCACGTAAAAGGGGCCGCTCAGGTTTACGCCGACCATGCGCGCCCAGTCCGCGTCGGACACGTCGGTAAAAAGCTGCTGGCGGGCGACGCCCGCGTTGTTGACGAGCACGTCCACGCGGTGATACACTGATAGCACCTCGTCCGCCATGCGGGCGACCTGCGCGGGGTCGGAGATGTCCGCCTGCACGAGCGAGGCGGAAAGCCCTTCGGCGCGAAGCTGGCAGAGCAGCGCGCGCGCGGCCTGCTCCGATTCGTTGTAGTGAATGACGACCTGATAGCCGCGCCGGGCGAGCAGGCAAGCGGTTTCGCGGCCGATGCCGCGGGAAGCGCCGGTGACGAGGGCGGTCTTGAGCACGGGAAAAAACCTCCAATTTCATCAGGGGAGTGATGCGCGTGATACAGATTTACGCGGGCAAGGGCTTTGAAACGCAGAAGACGGAGCGCTTTTTCAAGGAGCGGCGCATCTCCTTTCAGCGGGTGGACGTGTTGAAGTTCGGCATCGGCAGGCGCGAGCTGGAGAGCGTGCGCGCGGCCGTGGGGCTGGGGGCGCTCATCGACCGGGAGAGCCGGGCGTTTCTGGAGTCGCCCTTTCGCTTTTCCGACGACGAGGCGCTGATCTTTTCGGCGCTCCTGGAGAACCCCAGGATGCTGCGCCTGCCCATCGCAAGAAACGGAAAGCAGGCGACCGTGGGCTACTCCCCGGAAGCCTGGGCGGACTGGAAGTAGCCTCAGCGCGCCGGGGGCAGGAAGCAGAAGTAGTACGACACGCACAGCCGCCAGATCATGTCGCGCGGCACGCGCAGCAGGCCCGGCTCGCCGTCCACAAATTCGAGGATGTGCCGCTTGTCGCGCGGGTACGCTTCGCAGACGATGGGGTCGAGCACGTAGATGTACTCATCGTCGTAGTCCGCGACGACCGCGTAATGCCCGTCCGCCTCGGTGAAGGGCTGCTGCGCGCCCGCGCTCAGCAGCACGACCATGCCGCCCGCGTCGAGCGTCGCGTACAGGTCCGCGTCCTCGCGCGAGGAGGAAAGCGGCAGATCGTAGATCTCCGCGATCTTGTCAAAGAGGCGGTAGGTGGTGCCGCCGCCGCTGCCGTTTTCGCCGCGCTTGAGGCGGTATTTGACGCCGTCCTCGTTGAAGCCGAGCGCGAAGTGGCCGAAGGCCAGCGGCAGCAGCGCCCGGAACGATTCCGCGCTCCTGAGGGTGATTTTCTCGTCCTCGTCGTGGTTGGCGCAGTAGAGGTCCCCGACCGTGCCCGCGCAGATCGTGATGTCCGCGCCGTCCTTCGTGTGGCGCAGCAGGCGCGGCAGCTCCTCCTGCGGCAGGAGCGTGGCCACGGCCATCGCCAGCGCCGTGGGGTTGCAGCCCCCGCCTCCAAACGTGCGGCGGTTGCGCTCGCGGTTGTGCAGCTCGTAGCGGGCCTTGTCCCAGACGGGGTCGTTCTGCGCGTAGTACTGCACCTGGCGGCCCGTGGGCAGCGTCACGGTGCGCGTGAGCGCCGAGGGCGGGAAGGGGAGCGCGGCCTCACCGGGCGTAGCCGCGGCGAGGGCCGAAAGGGGCAGCAGACAGAGGGTGAGCAGCGCGCACAGGGCGCGCGGGTAAAAGCGGTGCAAGCGGGCCACCTCCGAACCTTCGTTTAGAAAGAAGACGAAACGGAGGGAGGGAATCCTTCCGCTGATGCGTGGGAAGATATGGGATCGACGAACAAGGGAAAGCGAGGGACAACATGCACGATGGATTTATGAGCGTGACACAGGCCGTGCCCGACGCGGTGCTGGACATCCGTTATGCGGGCACCTATAACTTCGTGGGCGAGCCGATCGACGGCTATTTGGCGCATCGGGCGCTGCTGACGCGGGAGGCGGCCTCGGCGCTTTCGCGCGCTGCGGACGCGTTTCGGCGGGACGGATACCGCGTCGTGGTCTACGACGCGTACCGTCCGCAGCGCGCGGTGGACCACTTCGTCCGCTGGGCGGGCACGCCGGACGAGCGCATGCGCGCGGCGTTCTACCCGGACCTTGAAAAGGGAGTGCTCTTCGAGCGCGGGTACATCGCGCGCCGCTCCGGCCATTCGCGCGGGAGCACGATCGACCTGACGATCTGCCGCATGGACGGGGAGAGCGTGGACATGGGCGGGCCCTTTGACTTCTTCGGCCCGGTTTCCGCGCATGGGGCGCGGGGGATCACCGATCAGCAGGCGCAAAACCGCGCATACCTTTGCGGCGTGATGGAGGCAAGCGGCTTTTGCCGCTACGACGAGGAATGGTGGCACTACACGCTGGCGGGCGAGCCGTACCCGGAAACGTACTTCGACTTTCCGATCGATTGAAGGGGGAGAATGCGGATGGTTCGCTTGGAAAAGACGCTTGAGGGCAGCATCCTGGACATCGGCGGCGGGGGAGAGGGCGTCATCGGCCGGCTTTACACAGACCAGGTGACGGCCATCGACAATCGGCAGGAGGAGCTGGACGAGGCGCCGGGGGGCTATCGCAAGCTGCTGATGGACGCGGGTGCGCTCGCGTTCGCGGATGCGTCGTTCGACCACGTCACGGCGTTTTACACGCTGATGTACGTGGAAAAGGATCAGCACGAGAAGGTCGTCCGGGAGGCCTGCCGCGTCCTGCGCCCGGGCGGGCTGTTCTCCATTTGGGACGCCCGCATCGTCTCCGCCGACCCGCAGCCCTTCGTCGCGGAGCTCGACGTCCTCGCGGGCGGCCGGAAGATTCACGTGACGTACGGGGTGGGGAAGCGCGATGCGGCGCAGGATGCCGGGTACTTCGTCCGCCTATGCGAGGCCTGCGGCCTTTGCCTGACGGCCCATGAAGAGGCGGACGGCCACTTTTACCTGCGCTTTCAAAAGAAATGAGGAAACGGGCGTCTCCCGGCCGGTTTCATGGCCGCGGAGACGCACGCACGGTTTTGCTTACAGCCTTTCCCGCGCGCAGCGGCCGCAGGGCGTATTGGCGAGGCCGCCCTCGCCCGTCTCGCGAAGGCTCACGTCCATCTTTTCGCCCACCTCGCGCATGGCGTCCACGACCTCGTCCGGGGGAATGGCGGAGCGGATGCCGGCGAGCGCCATCTCCGCGCTGGAGAGCGCGGCCATGGCCCCGATGACGCCGCGCTTCACGCAGGGCACCTCCACGAGCCCGGCGACCGGGTCGCACACCAGCCCCAGCAGGTTCTTGAGCGCCATGGCCGCCGCGTGTGCGACCGCCTCGCCGTCGCCGCCGCGCAGCGCGCACAGGGCGCCCGCGCCCATGGCCGCTGCCGAGCCGACCTCCGCCTGGCAGCCGCCCGCGGCGCCCGCGATGAAGGCGCGCGTGGCGATGATCTGCCCGATGCCCGCCGCTACGTACAGCGCGCGCACCATCTCGTCTTCCGGCGCGCCATGCGCCGCCTGATAGGGCAGCAGCACCGCCGGCAGCACGCCGCATGCGCCCGCCGTCGGCGCGGCGACGATCCGCTTCATACAGGCGTTGGACTCGCCCATTTGCAGCGCCTGCGCGATCACCTGCCCCACAAACGCCCCCGAAATCGTATCGCCCGCCGCTACGTAGGCCGCCATCCGCCCGCCGTCGCCGCCGACGAGCCCGCTCTGCGAACGCTCCTCCGGCGCGTAGGCGTCTCGCGCGGCCGCCATCGCGCGGTACATGCCGCGCATCTTCTCAAACGATGTCCGTTCGTCCGTCTGCCGGTCCTCGCAGTCGCTTTTCAGAATCGCCTGCCAGACCGGCTGATGATCGCACGCGCGCAGCAGCTGCGCGAAAGACGCGAATGCCATGCTTCCTCCTTCTTGGGGGCGCTGCCCCCAATCCCCCGCTCAAGGGGCATCGCCCCTTGAGAATCCGAACTTCGCCTCACGGCGGGGTTCGCCCCGCATTTCGCGGCGCTGCGGCCGTAAAAGAGCAAGGATACCCCCTTGGGGGCTTGAACTTCGCCTCACGGCGGGGTTCGCCCCGCAGCTCGCGGCGCTGCGGCCGTAAAAGAGCAAGGATACCCCCTTGGGGGCTTGAACTTCGCCTCACGGCGGGGTTCGCCCCGCAGCTCGCGGCGCTGCGGCCGTAAAAGAGCAAGGATATCCCCCTTGGAGGCTTGAATTTCGCCTCACGGCGGGGGTTATATATAGTAACGCTTGGAACAGATGTTACAAAACTAGACTTCCGGGTTCAGGTACGTCACCTTGATAATGCCCTCCATCCCACGGATGCGCGCGGCGATCTCCTCGGTTACGGGCTGATCGACCTCCACCACCATCACCGCGTAGCCGCCCCGGCGGTCGCGGTAAAGCTGCATCGTCGCCACGTTCACGCCCGCCTCCGCGATCACGCCCGTCACATGGGCTACGTGGCCGGGCCGGTCCTCGTTGTGCACCACCAGCGTCGGCAGCTCGCCGGAAAAGTTCGCTTCGAGCCCGTCGATGCCCACGACCTTGATGCGCCCGCCCCCCAGAGAGGAGGCGACCAGCTCCAGCGTCCGGCCGCTTTCGCCCGCCAGACGCAGCATCGCCGTGTTCGGGTGCGCCCCGCGGATTACCGTCGGGCCTACCGTGAAGGCGAGCCCCGCTTCCTTCGCGCGCTCAAAGCTGTCGGGGATGCGCTCGTCGTCCGGCGCGTAGCCCAGCAGCCCCGCCACCAGCGCCCGGTCCGTGCCGTGCCCGCGCCCCGTCGCCGCGAACGACCCGTGCAGCAGCAGTTCCGCCCGCACGGGCGCTTCGCCCAGCAGACGCCGCGCCACGTAGCCGATGCGCACTGCGCCCGCCGTGTGCGAGCTGCTGGGGCCGACCATCACCGGGCCGAGGATGTCAAAAAGGTTCATCGGATGTGCTCCTTCTCAATGTCTTCGTAAAAGCGGTGTTTCGCGAAGAGTTTTTCGCGTCTATCCGTCCCGCTCCTCCGCGTCCAGGTCGCGGAAGCGCAGCAGGCGCCGGTCCTCGCGCCGCGCGAGCACGTCCTCGTAGACGGCCTCGACGTTGCGCGCGAAGGCGGCCTTGGAGAAGCGCTCCACGCTGTCCGGCGCGCGCGCGGCGATTTCGCGCCCCTCCGGCGAAAAGGCGCGGCGCAGCGCGCGCAGCATCGCCTCGTCGTCGTCCGGCGCGAGCAGGCCGTTGCGGCCGTCCTCGATGACGCCCTTGAGGCAGGGGTCGTCGTAGGCCACGACGCAAAGCCCCGAGGCCATGGCCTCGATGTAGGTCAGGCCCTGCGTCTCGGAGTGCGAGGCGCTGACGAAGACCTCGCCCATGCGGTAGTACTGGTCGATTTTTGCGTAGGGCTTGGGCCCGGTGAACGTCACGCGCGCCGCGCAGCCGAGCTCCCGCGCCTGCTCCTTTAGGTTTTGCGCCCACGGACCCTCGCCCACGATGACCAGGCGCGCGTGCGGCTCCTCGCGGCAAAACCGCGAAAACACGCGCACCACCTGGTCGAGGTTCTTTTCCTTGGAAACGCGCCCGATGTTGATGAGCACCCGGTCGTCCGGCGCGATGCCGCACTCCGCGCGGCAGGCGGCGGTTTCCTCCGCGCTGTGGCGCGCCAGCTCGAAGCGCTCCAGGTCCATGCCCGAGGGCACGACCGAGATCGGGATGCGCACGCCGTAGCGGCGCAGCAGCACGTCGATCTTCTCCGTGGGCGCGATGATGCGGTCGCAGTGGTCGCAGAAGAGGCGGCTGTAGCGCTGGGCGAACGTGCGCGCCTGCTTGTCCGCGTGGCCGTGCGTCACGTAGTACATGTAGTCCTCCCAGACCGTGTGGTACGTGTGCACGCTCGCGCATTCGCGCGTGTGCGCGACGAAGCGGCCGAGGTAGCCCGCGGCAAACTCGCTGTTGGTGTGGATGATGTCGAACCGGTATCGGCGCAGGCGGCGCACCAGCATGGGCCCGAACATGCCCAGGTGCCGGTCCTTCAGCAGCAGCAGCGGCATGCTCGGCAGGTAATGGACGTTCGGGTGCTGCTCCGCGCCCGGCAGGTTGCTGCGCGGGGCGAACACGTGCACATCGTGGCCCAGCGCCGTGAGTTCATGAAAAAGCGTGTACACCGAATTGGCCACGCCGTTGATCTCCGGATAGTAGGAATCTGAAAAAAGACCGATGCGCATCCTGCGCTCCTCTCCGCCCCCTCGCGGGCAGCTATGCCTTTAGGATTTACTTACACATTGTAGCATATTCACCGAAACGCGGCAAGTTAAGCTTCGATGAGAGCGGAGGGCAGGGCGGGGATGCGCAAGGTCTCGCGTCACTTCAATTTTCTGCCCAGCAGCAGCAGCGCGGCGGCGGCGAGCAGCGCCAGGACGGCGTAGACGGGCGACTGGCGGGTGGCGTAGTACACGTTCGTCTCCCCCGGCCGGGTGAGCGGCACGGGGTCGAAGGGCAGGCCGTTGTCCTCCGCGAGCCCGCGCACGTTGAGCAGGTAGACGACCGGCACGCCGCGCGCGGCGTATTCAAACGACAGGCCCCGGTCCGCGTCCTGCGGAATGCGCGGCGGGTCGGTGACGAGCCCGTTGGGGAAGGTGAGCGTGTAGGGGCTGGTGCCGATGTTGGCGCTCGCCCCGCCGACGTTGACAAAGCAATCCACGTCCGTTCCGAACAGCGCAAGCCGCCTTTGCACGCTGTCCGGGATGTTCGCCTCGTCGATCATGGCGAGTCCGTCCGCCTCCGCCAGCGAGAAGATGATCTCCCGCGTCTCCGGGAACAGGATGCCGTTCCCCTGGTCGTAGTCGCCGCCCGGCGACACCGCGAGCAGGTCGTATTGGAGCGCGCCCGCCTGTTTTGCGACGTCCAGGATGCGCACGATGGGAAGCTGCGTGCGCGTCGCCCCGTACATCGACGAGCCGTAGGAGGCGATGACCTTGACGTTCAGCTCCATCTGGTTGGCGGCCGCGATGGCGGCGATGCACAGGCCGGGAAAGGAACCGCTCGTGCCGCAGCACACCGTGTCCCCCGGCTTGAGCCCCGCCTCGTGGTAGTACTTCACCATCAGCGCGGCGAAGTCGGGCTGAAGCGACGTGCGCTTCGCCTCGACCATGCCCAGCGACGTGGTCAGCTCCGTCCATTCGGGCCCGATGAGCCCCGTGCGGTTCAGGTCGTCCGGCTCGATCTCGATCCCCTGCTCCCGGACGTACGCGAGCAGCGCCTCCTCCGCGTCGGCCATCCGTCCGGCGGCGGCGAGCTGCTCGTCCGCGTAGGGAAGGCGCACCCGCGTCCCGCTGCGCAGGGTGAGGACCACGCCGCACAGGGACACCGCGAGCGCGAGCAGCATGCAAAGGACGCACGGCGCGGAAAGCCTGGGCCGGATGCCCCGTCTCTTCATAGCGCACTCACCACCATCAGCAGCACGCGCAGGAGCGCGCCAGAGAGCATCACGGCCAGCAGCGTGCGGAAAATCCCCTGTTTGTACATGTCGTTGGCGATGAGGCCCGGCACCACGTGGCCGATGATCCGGATGTCCTGCGGGATGACCGCAAGCCCCAGCAGGAACTTTTCGACCAGCCAGCCGAAGACGAGGCCGAGCACGAGGGTCAGCATGAACCGCCGCCTGCCGTATACGATCACGAACCGGGAGATCAGCCGGGTCAGCAGGTACACGAGGAGCGCGAGCAGCAGCGTGGAGACGATCCGCAGCGGCTGCTCGAGGTAAAGGCACAGGTATCCGGCGGACACCATGCCGCCGGTAAGCAGTCCGAATCCCTCATAGAGCGCGAAGCTGAGCAGCACGCTCAGGGCAATGGCCACATCATACATATGTTTGCGCGTCCTTTATCAGTACTTCCAGAAGCTGCTGTCCCTCGCCGCGGATGTTGCCCGCGCACAGGAGGCGGCTTTCCCCCTCTTCGGCGCCGAGCGCGCGCACGTAGGCGGGCGCGTCGGCCACGGCCGCCGTCTCAAGGCCGGTCATGCGGCGCATGTACCGCGCGGCCCAGCGCTTTTCCTCGCCGATGACGCCGATGCGAAGGGGCGGCGCGGCGCAGCCCGCGATCGCCTGCGCGAACGCCTTGAGCCGGTAGCCGCGGTCCGCGCGGTGGTTGAACAGCAGCTGATAGGGCCCCTGTCGCGCGCAGTCGTTCAGCGCCGTGAGGAAGCTCTCCGGGTCGTTCGCCGCGAAAGCGTTCACCACGCGGCAGCGGCCCACGCGAAAGCCCGCGTACATCCCGATGTCCGGCTTCGTTTGCAGGATGCCCCGAACCGCCGTTTCCCGCGCGATGCCGAGCTCCTCCGCCAGCGCCAGCACGAGCTGTACGTTTTTTTCGTGCACCGGGAACGCGCAGCGCGCGAACGCCTCCATGCCGGGCGCCTCGGAGGGCACGATGAGCCGCCCCGCGTAGGGGCGGAAGGACTCGTCGTGCGCGATGACGGCGGCGCCCTCGGGGATGGAGCCCGCGAGCACCTGCGCCGTCTCTTCCTCGGTGCGCCCGATCTCCTCGACGTGGTCCACGAAGACGTTGGTCATCACCACGTAATGGGGCTTCACGAGCTTATCGGCCATGAGGCACTGGTTTTCCGGGCGGAGCGCCATGCACTCCACCACGATCGCCTGCGCCCCGCCCTTCGCGGCGAGGCGCACGAAGGGAAGCTGCTCCAAGATGTTCGCCGGGCGTTTTTTGCGGTATTCGCGCTCGCTGCCGTCCGGGAAAATCCTGCGCGCCTGCGACCCGGTGGTCTTGGCGTAGGTCTTCATGCCCGCGGCGCTCAGCGTCGAGGCGATCATGCGCACGACGGTCGTCTTGCCGCGCGTGCCGTTGACGAGGATGCGCAGCGGTATTTTGGAAAGCGCGCGCCTGTGCAGGCAATTTTGAGCGATCCCCAGCGCGATGAGGAGACAGACCGCGGTTGCGACGATGATCATGCAAAAGCCCCCGTGCTGTGCGTTTGAGGAGGAACGTGCGGAATTTCAAAGTCCAAGCGCCCGAAGGGAACGCTTGGACAGGGAAAAACCCGGAGAGGCGGAGCTTCGCGGGATGTCCCGTAAAGCTCCGCCCGCTCCGGCTCAGGAGGCGGCCCCGCAGAGGGGCCGCCTCGCGTGCGGACCTTTGAAGCGCCGTTTACTTGGCCGCTTCGTCGGCTTCGCCGGGGTTCCTGGGCGCGTTGTCCAGGATGTCCTGCCACCACTGCGGATACGGGGCCGCCTTCATGTCGACGCGGTTGAACATGTAGGTGCCGTAGAGCTCGTCGCCGAACTCCAGCCAGTAGTCGTGCCAATCCTGCGCGTTGTTGTACGCGTAGGTGGTCAGCAGCTCGACCGCCTCATCCCGCTTGCCCGCTTCGATCAGGGCCGCGGCGGCTTCCTGCATCTCGGAGGCCACGATGTACTGCGCGTCCATGCGGCTGTCGCGCGCCTCGTGGATTTCCTTGATCGCGCTCTGATAGTTCTGCGTCGCGGTCTGCTGCACGTAGGAAGCGACCCACCACGCGCTGTCGCGGTCGAACTTGCCGTAACGGCTGCCGTTCTGGTAGATCTGCGGCAGGCGCGTCATGGAAGCCCACAGCGGGACGATGTAGGTGGAGTCCGCGGCGCCATGGCCATACCACACCAGGCACTTCGCCTCGTTGGGCAGCCAGCCCTTGACGTTGGCGAGCATCTGGTAGGTCGCGCGGTACATGTTGATCGGGCGCTCCTTGTTGTACTCGTTGAGCGGGTTGCCGTACGGGCCCGCCTCGGGCGACAGGGAGACGTCGTAGTCGGTGCCCTGGTAGTAGTCGCCGTTCATCGCGTAGACGTCCTTCATGGACAGCTTCTTCTCCGGCGTGACGTACAGCGGGAAGCGGGTCGCGTCCGGATCGAGGTTCAGGCTGGGCGCGACGAGGTCGAACGCGCGCCACTCGCGGCGGGACGCGTACAGGCTGTTGTTCGGCGCGTAGATGTTCGCCGGCTCAAACGGTTCGCCGCTCTCTTCGCTCCAGAGGCCGTTGTCGATCGCGAACTGCTTGAAGTTCGGGGAGCACATGTAGTTTTCCGTGTCGTCAAAGTCGAACTCGTTGATGCGCGCGCGGTTGGCGCAAACGAAGAACGCGTCGTCCGGGATCTTCACGGCGCACCACAGGTCCAGGCCGTAGAACTCGGCGATCCAGACCTCATTGCCGTCGCAGATGTTCA from Beduinella massiliensis encodes:
- a CDS encoding M15 family metallopeptidase, with translation MHDGFMSVTQAVPDAVLDIRYAGTYNFVGEPIDGYLAHRALLTREAASALSRAADAFRRDGYRVVVYDAYRPQRAVDHFVRWAGTPDERMRAAFYPDLEKGVLFERGYIARRSGHSRGSTIDLTICRMDGESVDMGGPFDFFGPVSAHGARGITDQQAQNRAYLCGVMEASGFCRYDEEWWHYTLAGEPYPETYFDFPID
- the sdaAB gene encoding L-serine ammonia-lyase, iron-sulfur-dependent subunit beta, with protein sequence MNLFDILGPVMVGPSSSHTAGAVRIGYVARRLLGEAPVRAELLLHGSFAATGRGHGTDRALVAGLLGYAPDDERIPDSFERAKEAGLAFTVGPTVIRGAHPNTAMLRLAGESGRTLELVASSLGGGRIKVVGIDGLEANFSGELPTLVVHNEDRPGHVAHVTGVIAEAGVNVATMQLYRDRRGGYAVMVVEVDQPVTEEIAARIRGMEGIIKVTYLNPEV
- a CDS encoding glycosyltransferase, whose translation is MRIGLFSDSYYPEINGVANSVYTLFHELTALGHDVHVFAPRSNLPGAEQHPNVHYLPSMPLLLLKDRHLGMFGPMLVRRLRRYRFDIIHTNSEFAAGYLGRFVAHTRECASVHTYHTVWEDYMYYVTHGHADKQARTFAQRYSRLFCDHCDRIIAPTEKIDVLLRRYGVRIPISVVPSGMDLERFELARHSAEETAACRAECGIAPDDRVLINIGRVSKEKNLDQVVRVFSRFCREEPHARLVIVGEGPWAQNLKEQARELGCAARVTFTGPKPYAKIDQYYRMGEVFVSASHSETQGLTYIEAMASGLCVVAYDDPCLKGVIEDGRNGLLAPDDDEAMLRALRRAFSPEGREIAARAPDSVERFSKAAFARNVEAVYEDVLARREDRRLLRFRDLDAEERDG
- the ymfI gene encoding elongation factor P 5-aminopentanone reductase, producing the protein MLKTALVTGASRGIGRETACLLARRGYQVVIHYNESEQAARALLCQLRAEGLSASLVQADISDPAQVARMADEVLSVYHRVDVLVNNAGVARQQLFTDVSDADWARMVGVNLSGPFYVTRAFLPGMISRRSGSVVFVSSMWGQVGASCEVCYSALKAGLIGMTRALAKEAGPSGVRVNCVAPGVIDTDMNRALGEETLCALAEETPLGRLGTPQDVARAIAYLAGEDAAFVTGQVLGVSGGFVV
- the pgsC gene encoding poly-gamma-glutamate biosynthesis protein PgsC, which encodes MYDVAIALSVLLSFALYEGFGLLTGGMVSAGYLCLYLEQPLRIVSTLLLALLVYLLTRLISRFVIVYGRRRFMLTLVLGLVFGWLVEKFLLGLAVIPQDIRIIGHVVPGLIANDMYKQGIFRTLLAVMLSGALLRVLLMVVSAL
- a CDS encoding C69 family dipeptidase, with the translated sequence MKKKLFGLILSVALITVLLAQSAMACTTFGIGKDATADGSTIVTHTCDSTGDDFRLWIIPAMKGGPDVTRDIVMDGNTWGDWSNYPAVKDYGSGTVLGEMPQPEDTYQYLHTNYSIINEYGVAMGESTCSFDTSTEHGKKLAELFYEKNNGIIDCYQAQHIALERAKTAREAVQVMGDLVEEYGWNAMCENMNICDGNEVWIAEFYGLDLWCAVKIPDDAFFVCANRARINEFDFDDTENYMCSPNFKQFAIDNGLWSEESGEPFEPANIYAPNNSLYASRREWRAFDLVAPSLNLDPDATRFPLYVTPEKKLSMKDVYAMNGDYYQGTDYDVSLSPEAGPYGNPLNEYNKERPINMYRATYQMLANVKGWLPNEAKCLVWYGHGAADSTYIVPLWASMTRLPQIYQNGSRYGKFDRDSAWWVASYVQQTATQNYQSAIKEIHEARDSRMDAQYIVASEMQEAAAALIEAGKRDEAVELLTTYAYNNAQDWHDYWLEFGDELYGTYMFNRVDMKAAPYPQWWQDILDNAPRNPGEADEAAK
- a CDS encoding class I SAM-dependent methyltransferase; amino-acid sequence: MVRLEKTLEGSILDIGGGGEGVIGRLYTDQVTAIDNRQEELDEAPGGYRKLLMDAGALAFADASFDHVTAFYTLMYVEKDQHEKVVREACRVLRPGGLFSIWDARIVSADPQPFVAELDVLAGGRKIHVTYGVGKRDAAQDAGYFVRLCEACGLCLTAHEEADGHFYLRFQKK
- the sdaAA gene encoding L-serine ammonia-lyase, iron-sulfur-dependent, subunit alpha, coding for MAFASFAQLLRACDHQPVWQAILKSDCEDRQTDERTSFEKMRGMYRAMAAARDAYAPEERSQSGLVGGDGGRMAAYVAAGDTISGAFVGQVIAQALQMGESNACMKRIVAAPTAGACGVLPAVLLPYQAAHGAPEDEMVRALYVAAGIGQIIATRAFIAGAAGGCQAEVGSAAAMGAGALCALRGGDGEAVAHAAAMALKNLLGLVCDPVAGLVEVPCVKRGVIGAMAALSSAEMALAGIRSAIPPDEVVDAMREVGEKMDVSLRETGEGGLANTPCGRCARERL
- a CDS encoding arsenate reductase family protein, with the protein product MIQIYAGKGFETQKTERFFKERRISFQRVDVLKFGIGRRELESVRAAVGLGALIDRESRAFLESPFRFSDDEALIFSALLENPRMLRLPIARNGKQATVGYSPEAWADWK
- the pgsB gene encoding poly-gamma-glutamate synthase PgsB; protein product: MIIVATAVCLLIALGIAQNCLHRRALSKIPLRILVNGTRGKTTVVRMIASTLSAAGMKTYAKTTGSQARRIFPDGSEREYRKKRPANILEQLPFVRLAAKGGAQAIVVECMALRPENQCLMADKLVKPHYVVMTNVFVDHVEEIGRTEEETAQVLAGSIPEGAAVIAHDESFRPYAGRLIVPSEAPGMEAFARCAFPVHEKNVQLVLALAEELGIARETAVRGILQTKPDIGMYAGFRVGRCRVVNAFAANDPESFLTALNDCARQGPYQLLFNHRADRGYRLKAFAQAIAGCAAPPLRIGVIGEEKRWAARYMRRMTGLETAAVADAPAYVRALGAEEGESRLLCAGNIRGEGQQLLEVLIKDAQTYV
- the pgsW gene encoding poly-gamma-glutamate system protein; its protein translation is MKRRGIRPRLSAPCVLCMLLALAVSLCGVVLTLRSGTRVRLPYADEQLAAAGRMADAEEALLAYVREQGIEIEPDDLNRTGLIGPEWTELTTSLGMVEAKRTSLQPDFAALMVKYYHEAGLKPGDTVCCGTSGSFPGLCIAAIAAANQMELNVKVIASYGSSMYGATRTQLPIVRILDVAKQAGALQYDLLAVSPGGDYDQGNGILFPETREIIFSLAEADGLAMIDEANIPDSVQRRLALFGTDVDCFVNVGGASANIGTSPYTLTFPNGLVTDPPRIPQDADRGLSFEYAARGVPVVYLLNVRGLAEDNGLPFDPVPLTRPGETNVYYATRQSPVYAVLALLAAAALLLLGRKLK